One genomic region from Pongo abelii isolate AG06213 chromosome 4, NHGRI_mPonAbe1-v2.0_pri, whole genome shotgun sequence encodes:
- the LOC100438975 gene encoding SUMO-interacting motif-containing protein 1 has translation MAPASASGEDLRKLPTMAEANGEQNKGQKLEPIPHRRLRMVTNTIEENFPLGTVQFLMDFVSPQHYPPREIVAHIIQKILLSGSETVDVLKEAYMLLMKIQQLHPANAKTVEWDWKLLTYVMEEEA, from the exons atggcaccagcatctgcttctggtgaggacctcaggaagcttccaaccATGGCAGAGGCGAATGGGGAGCAG AACAAGGGTCAAAAATTAGAACCCATCCCTCATCGAAGACTAAGAATGGTAACAAATACCATTGAAGAGAATTTTCCCCTGGGGACTGTGCAGTTTTTGATGGACTTTGTGTCACCCCAGCATTACCCACCAAGAGAAATCGTGGCTCACATCATCCAGAAAATCTTGCTCAGTGGCTCTGAGACTGTGGATGTCCTAAAGGAGGCCTACATGCTTCTCATGAAAATTCAGCA GCTACATCCAGCCAATGCCAAGACAGTGGAGTGGGACTGGAAACTGCTCACCTATGTCATGGAGGAAGAG GCATGA